Part of the Haloarcula laminariae genome is shown below.
GCGCTCGCCGACGACGGGGACGAGCGCCGGCTCAGGCTCGTCGCCCGGCGGGCGCGACGGCTGGCCGACCGGCGCGCGGGGGCGACGATACCGGTCGAGACGCTTTCGACGCTCGCATGATCGTCGCCGTCACCGGGGGCAAGGGCGGCGTCGGCAAGTCGACGGTCGCGTACAACCTCGCGGCCCAGCTCGACGGCTGCGTCGTCGACGGTGACCTCGCCATGGCGGACCTGCCGGCGAGTCACGGGCCGGACCTCCACGACGTGCTGGCGGGGCGAGCCACGCCCGCCGAGGCCGTCTGCGAGGACGGGCCAGTGACGATACTCCCCTGTGGCCGGACGCTCGCCGGCGCCCGGGCGGTCGATTCGACGCGACTGGCCGACGTGCTCGAAACGCTCGACCGCGCCCACCGCTGGGTCGTGGTGGACTCGCCCGCCGGACTGCGCGCGGACGTGGGTCTCCCGCTCGCAGTCTCCGACGCGGCGGTGCTGGTGACGACCGGCTCGACGGCGGCGCTGGCCGACGCGTTGCGGGTCCGCGAGCTCGCCAGGGAGCTGGACGCCGGGCTCTGCCGGGTCGTCCTCAACCGAGCCGGTCCGGAACCGGCGACTGCCACCGTCGCCGACCGGTTCGGGGCGCCCGTCGTCGCCGTTCCCGACAGCGAGGCCGTCGCGACGGCCCAGCGACACGGCCACCCCGTCAGCCGGACTGCGCCCGACTCCACCGCCGCCAGCGCTTTCGAGGCGCTCGCGGCCGCCGTCTACTCCTGTAGCTCCGTGTAGGTCGCCCGCAGCGTCACCGGCGTCACGTCGGCCACGCCCGCGGCTTCGGCCTGGGTCAGCTCGCCGCCCCGTTCCTGTGCCGCGGTGTAGAGACACGCCGCGGCGACGCCCGCGGGGTTGCGCCCGCCGATGAGCCCGCGGTCCCGGGCCTCGCCGACGAGGCCTTCGGCGCGACTACGGGTCTCGTCGGGTAGAGACAGCTCGCTCGCAAAGCGGGGGACGTACTCCCGCGGGTCGATGGGGCCGGTCGGCAGCCCCAGCTCGCGGTTCAGGGCGTCGTAGGCCGCCCGAAGCTCGTTGGGCTCCGCCCGGGCGGCCCGACACAGCTCCTCGACGGTCCGGGCGACGCCCTCGGTGCGGCAGGTGGCATACACTGCCGCCGCGGCAAACCCCTCCAGCGACCGGCCTTGGAGCAGGTCCTCGGTCTGGGCCGACTCGAAGAGGACGCAGGCCCGGT
Proteins encoded:
- a CDS encoding MinD/ParA family ATP-binding protein; this encodes MIVAVTGGKGGVGKSTVAYNLAAQLDGCVVDGDLAMADLPASHGPDLHDVLAGRATPAEAVCEDGPVTILPCGRTLAGARAVDSTRLADVLETLDRAHRWVVVDSPAGLRADVGLPLAVSDAAVLVTTGSTAALADALRVRELARELDAGLCRVVLNRAGPEPATATVADRFGAPVVAVPDSEAVATAQRHGHPVSRTAPDSTAASAFEALAAAVYSCSSV
- a CDS encoding transcription initiation factor IIB; its protein translation is MATVTSGCPECDGSLKQDGCETVCVHCGLVVSEDSIDRGPEWRSFEDDETDSARTGAPLTRSRHDRGLSTEIGRSTRLKGRKRRQMARLRRQHRRAQVSSKRERNQVYAFTEIRRIVGSLGLSAAIRDRACVLFESAQTEDLLQGRSLEGFAAAAVYATCRTEGVARTVEELCRAARAEPNELRAAYDALNRELGLPTGPIDPREYVPRFASELSLPDETRSRAEGLVGEARDRGLIGGRNPAGVAAACLYTAAQERGGELTQAEAAGVADVTPVTLRATYTELQE